In Zygosaccharomyces rouxii strain CBS732 chromosome F complete sequence, a single window of DNA contains:
- the SPE4 gene encoding spermine synthase (similar to uniprot|Q12455 Saccharomyces cerevisiae YLR146C SPE4 Spermine Synthase) has product MSGQHPSIKEGWFTELSDEHFPGQGFSLQVEQVLHHSRSEFQDVLVFKSTNFGNVLVLDGIIQCAERDEFAYQEMISHVPLFAHGNPKNVLVIGGGDGGVIREVVKHDCVEKVTLVEIDKTVIDLSQQFLPSMACALNHPKVHINLCDGFQFLRDVALAAIDERYDVIITDSSDPEGPAEAFFQKEYFELLKAALNPGGIVIAQASENFWLNIDYLQGLMNIAHSVFQKANYCYTTVPTYTSGQLGLIICSDDSRLDLTRPQRHPSQQEQDILKYYNPEIHHASFILPTWADRLINGRNDGI; this is encoded by the coding sequence ATGAGCGGTCAACATCCCAGTATAAAAGAAGGTTGGTTTACGGAGCTTAGCGACGAGCATTTCCCCGGGCAGGGTTTTTCACTCCAAGTGGAACAGGTTTTACACCATTCACGCAGTGAATTCCAAGATGTCCTAGTCTTTAAAAGCACCAATTTTGGTAATGTGTTGGTTTTAGATGGTATAATCCAATGTGCCGAGCGAGATGAGTTTGCATATCAAGAGATGATCTCCCACGTTCCATTATTTGCTCATGGTAATCCTAAAAATGTGCTTGtcattggtggtggtgatggtggtgtCATTAGAGAAGTGGTCAAACACGATTGTGTGGAGAAAGTCACACTAGTGGAAATTGATAAAACCGTTATCGATTTATCTCAACAATTCCTTCCCAGTATGGCGTGTGCTTTGAACCACCCAAAAGTACATATAAACTTGTGTGATGGATTTCAATTCCTGAGAGATGTTGCCCTTGCTGCTATTGATGAAAGGTATGATGTGATCATTACCGATTCCTCGGATCCGGAAGGTCCTGCTGAAGCCTTCTTCCAAAAGGAATATTTCGAATTATTAAAGGCAGCATTGAATCCAGGTGGAATTGTAATTGCACAGGCTTCAGAGAATTTTTGGTTAAATATCGACTATTTGCAAGGACTAATGAACATCGCTCATTCGGTGTTTCAGAAAGCCAATTACTGTTATACTACTGTCCCCACTTATACTTCAGGCCAATTGGGCCTCATCATCTGTAGCGATGATAGTCGACTAGATCTCACAAGGCCTCAAAGGCATCCATCCCAACAGGAAcaagatattttgaaatattacAACCCTGAAATTCATCACGCTTCTTTCAT
- the TRM82 gene encoding Trm82p (similar to uniprot|Q03774 Saccharomyces cerevisiae YDR165W TRM82 Subunit of a tRNA methyltransferase complex composed of Trm8p and Trm82p that catalyzes 7-methylguanosine modification of tRNA), with amino-acid sequence MSLIGRELTFRRDLIIKESMTLIHPFQSVVLNAAEDLLFAIVKNEVVVFRRSEGSEGYTLAGRWVDELAKDPPRATSEEASDSKKSKGNDGTPNASKGKGQPSVEIVPTNLLRAMTLSPDESKLLVCADSDKSVCVLQIDLDKKELNLIKRQAFPKRPNAIAALEDGSQIVVADKFGDAYQIPMVEETKGKAGKELQPLIGHVSMLTDVLFGKDDQGKKYLITSDRDEHIRVTHYPQTFIIDKWLFGHREFVSSIHIPSWSSQLLFSAGGDDTIFLWDWMKGFKLSTFEYKDLIKPYLTDAHLAASRFQNENNDLIEFAVAQITTCRKFPYAAFFVEATKALIILHVDQTNAALSLKQVIDLRYNVISLSQVSDGFLITQDNHESGNKEFVSLVRYIESKDTFELDNQFGETLDEAINKSLSEDSTVNVQPADIAQLYGVANLKKHGEQYS; translated from the coding sequence atgagccTAATCGGACGGGAATTAACGTTTAGAAGGGACCTTATAATTAAAGAATCCATGACTTTGATCCATCCATTCCAATCGGTAGTCTTAAATGCTGCCGAAGATTTACTCTTCGCAATAGTGAAGAATGAAGTAGTAGTTTTTAGAAGAAGCGAAGGATCGGAAGGGTATACGCTTGCCGGGAGATGggttgatgaattggcTAAGGATCCTCCAAGAGCCACATCTGAGGAGGCTTCTGATTCGAAGAAATCCAAGGGTAATGATGGAACTCCCAATGCTTCCAAGGGTAAAGGTCAGCCGTCGGTGGAAATTGTCCCCACTAACTTGTTAAGGGCGATGACCCTTTCCCCAGATGAATCTAAGCTATTGGTCTGCGCTGACTCTGATAAATCTGTATGTGTCTTGCAAattgatttggataaaaaggaattgaatttaatcAAAAGACAAGCCTTTCCAAAAAGACCTAATGCCATTGCGGCCCTAGAGGATGGTTCACAAATAGTAGTGGCAGATAAATTTGGTGACGCTTACCAAATACCCATGGTTGAAGAAACAAAGGGTAAAGCGGGTAAGGAATTGCAACCGCTTATAGGTCATGTCTCCATGCTTACCGATGTGCTATTCGGGAAAGATGATCAAGGGAAGAAATACTTGATCACTAGTGATAGAGATGAACATATCAGAGTGACACATTACCCTCAAACTTTTATCATTGATAAGTGGTTATTTGGACACAGGGAATTTGTTAGCTCTATACACATCCCATCTTGGAGTTCGCAATTGCTTTTCAGTGCAGGTGGTGACGATACCATATTTCTTTGGGACTGGATGAAGGGtttcaaattatcaacTTTTGAATATAAGGATTTGATTAAGCCATATCTGACGGATGCACATTTGGCGGCttcaagatttcaaaacGAAAACAATGATTTGATCGAATTCGCCGTGGCCCAAATAACTACTTGTAGGAAATTTCCTTACGCTGCATTTTTCGTAGAGGCCACTAAAGCATTGATTATCTTGCATGTGGATCAAACAAACGCAGCGCTATCTCTAAAACAAGTCATCGATCTGCGATACAACGTTATTTCACTTTCTCAGGTATCCGATGGATTCCTCATTACCCAGGATAACCATGAATCTGGCAATAAGGAATTCGTCAGTTTAGTTAGATACATCGAATCCAAGGATACGTTTGAATTGGACAACCAATTTGGTGAGACTCTCGACGAGGCCATTAACAAGTCCCTAAGTGAAGATTCTACAGTTAACGTTCAACCTGCTGATATTGCTCAACTATATGGTGTTGCAAACCTGAAAAAGCATGGGGAACAATATTCATAA
- a CDS encoding uncharacterized protein (conserved hypothetical protein), with protein sequence MSLPSLEISKSSASEENLDNVSKPISSGTLRSSSVPSPASVNVLSQGTRDQGNLSELSKSSWQLQNEINGIFEELCSVNRQVRVDIDDFCHIRDNSTTNINNATQVD encoded by the coding sequence ATGAGTCTACCGAGTTTAGAGATATCTAAATCAAGTGCCAGTGAGGAGAATTTAGATAATGTGTCGAAGCCTATCAGTAGTGGTACTTTGAGAAGTAGTTCAGTACCTTCACCAGCAAGTGTCAATGTATTGTCACAGGGGACTCGGGATCAAGGTAACCTTTCTGAGCTGTCAAAAAGCTCTTGGCAGCTTCAAAATGAAATCAATGGCATCTTTGAGGAGTTATGTAGCGTGAATCGTCAAGTAAGGGTGgatattgatgatttttgTCACATTCGTGATAACTCTACTACAAACATTAACAACGCAACTCAAGTTGATTGA
- the SEC5 gene encoding exocyst subunit SEC5 (similar to uniprot|P89102 Saccharomyces cerevisiae YDR166C SEC5 Essential 107kDa subunit of the exocyst complex (Sec3p Sec5p Sec6p Sec8p Sec10p Sec15p Exo70p and Exo84p) which has the essential function of mediating polarized targeting of secretory vesicles to active sites of exocytosis) — translation MDPFGASEGNLMEFYHLKTLEPHTSWKNDSSVHINLEKWQDASPDADNSYDILKDLLNQQQRTYEKEAAQNMNEAAMSNVADPLNNNMMLPLLNRLQIPQKDKLKYLVNTKKFNVKMFLKDIHNRDSFEDLTRSLDTLDKTLERQSDELKDLVQTNFTKYVRVKNRLDQIYEQFSMRYTPSLAPGSIDANGGQLDVNELGDKVDDAIRATTLKLKPLLETNRKMVNYQATKNFIEENRDYFNLTTKLKRCLDKKDYSNLVLEYAKAKELHNQLILAAAVAEENEMGQVVNRVPKVVDKVWSEVEVVMESYRQLTWKTLLCADNEESQHDFLPLISKLLDLNVDKNPIMAWLTVHLDNFEKQLQETSEQMFNKILKGQQNILHNKAEADSDDHNTASIQGVDLTYYLSIGQFFQDTDGKSNDELAFRSLTAFQGLTDSPIVVEMWLLFLRYINSLEKIAMKFVEFWEHVQNFLDGVYQTTLINDKKKDNILVGDLKTIDGHKQFLQLEKEQVRHLRHRGEHFVNTLANQLTLFFMSSQESLSQRATITKENGSPQDYGFIPPRANGLSCLRYLPKMVEPLLKSITKLAQLGISPRALEISKKLVSMITDRSVAAIASTKLRDTSNFYKLEDWKVYQTVHDTNRSELEYGITHFPEIVRIFQEYSIQTTRDLLFAFEKLPVLNGISIVNYPSKRSLTAVEIQQLISMEAVLESILKNAAKDKDNPRNSHTILTLTNLQYIRETTFPQILQYFDEAFEWNLREKKLELFSLLAKMESSIFGNYLSDLKINIRDVLEKKYHEISWATYTSNSFRANDYVIEVLMLLVTIHSECFRIGPQLIERVLRETQIFISKYLFESFKPFVGNLSSDGLLQVTVDLQFFQRVLGRLLERDTQVTITACLQNCFQNNTERMQRCIKETEPIVSSNLARTSVQFAAFK, via the coding sequence ATGGATCCATTTGGTGCCTCAGAGGGCAATCTGATGGAATTCTACCATCTCAAGACGTTGGAACCCCATACGTCTTGGAAGAACGATTCTTCAGTGCATATTAATTTAGAAAAATGGCAGGATGCATCTCCAGATGCTGATAATTCCTATGACATCTTAAAGGATCTATtaaatcaacaacaaagaACTTATGAAAAAGAAGCTGCTCAAAATATGAATGAAGCTGCAATGAGTAATGTTGCCGATCCATTGAATAACAATATGATGTTACCCCTATTGAATAGATTACAGATTCCTCAGAAGGATAAGCTCAAGTACTTGGTGAATACCAAAAAATTTAACGTCAAGATGTTTTTAAAGGATATTCACAACCGGGACAGTTTCGAAGATTTAACAAGATCACTAGATACATTAGATAAAACTTTGGAGAGACAGtctgatgaattgaaagatttggtGCAGacaaattttaccaaatatgTGAGGGTTAAAAACCGGTTGGATCAAATCTACGAACAATTCTCTATGAGATATACCCCTTCACTAGCACCTGGTTCCATCGATGCTAATGGGGGTCAGTTAGACGTAAACGAATTGGGCGATAAAGTGGATGATGCAATTAGAGCTACcactttgaaattaaaaccATTACTGGAAACTAAtagaaaaatggtaaattatcaAGCTACGAAGAATTTCATTGAAGAGAATAGGGATTATTTCAACTTGACTACAAAATTAAAAAGATGTTTAGATAAGAAAGACTATTCCAATTTAGTGCTTGAATACGCAAAGGCCAAAGAGCTACAtaaccaattgattttgGCTGCAGCGGTGGctgaggaaaatgaaatgggTCAAGTTGTGAATCGTGTGCCTAAAGTCGTTGATAAAGTTTGGAGTGAAGTGGAAGTTGTAATGGAAAGCTACAGGCAACTAACTTGGAAAACACTTTTATGTGCAGACAATGAAGAATCGCAACACGACTTTTTACCTCTGATATCTAAACTATTAGATTTGAATGTGGATAAAAATCCTATAATGGCATGGTTAACAGTTCATTTAGACAACTTTGAGAAACAACTACAGGAAACCTCAGAGCAAATGTTCAACAAGATACTCAAAGGTCAACAAAACATTTTACATAACAAAGCGGAGGCAGATAGCGATGATCATAATACAGCAAGTATCCAGGGTGTGGATTTGACCTATTATTTATCAATTGGTCAGTTTTTCCAAGATACGGATGGGAAATCTAATGATGAACTTGCATTTAGATCTTTGACAGCTTTCCAAGGTTTAACGGATTCCCCCATTGTCGTGGAAATGTGGTTACTCTTTTTGAGATAtatcaattctttggaaaagataGCTATGAAGTTCGTTGAATTCTGGGAACATGTGCAAAACTTTTTGGATGGTGTTTACCAAACTACTTTAATCAATGATAAGAAAAAGGATAACATTTTGGTAGGTGATTTGAAAACCATTGATGGTCATAAACAGTTTTTGCAACtggaaaaagaacaagTGAGGCATTTGAGACATCGCGGTGaacattttgtaaataCATTGGCTAATCAGCTCACCTTGTTCTTTATGTCTTCACAAGAGAGTTTATCCCAGAGAGCAACaatcaccaaagaaaacGGTTCACCACAAGATTACGGATTCATTCCACCAAGAGCCAATGGGTTGAGTTGTCTACGGTATTTGCCCAAGATGGTGGAACCGTTACTCAAATCCATTACTAAACTTGCCCAACTGGGAATTAGTCCCAGGGCATTagaaatttccaaaaaattAGTCTCCATGATCACAGATAGAAGTGTTGCCGCCATTGCCTCTACGAAGCTTAGAGACACATCCAATTTCTACAAACTAGAAGATTGGAAAGTTTATCAGACTGTTCATGACACCAACCGTAGTGAGCTTGAATACGGTATTACTCATTTCCCTGAGATTGTACGTATTTTCCAAGAGTACAGTATTCAAACTACTAGGGACCTTCTTTTCGCCTTCGAGAAATTGCCCGTCCTTAATGGAATTTCTATTGTCAATTATCCATCTAAGAGGTCATTGACTGCAGTAGAAATTCAACAACTAATATCTATGGAGGCAGTTTTAGAGTctattttgaagaatgcGGCTAAAGATAAGGACAATCCAAGAAACTCTCATACCATTTTGACCTTGACCAATTTACAATACATCAGAGAGACTACTTTCCCTCAAATTCTACAGTATTTTGACGAAGCCTTTGAATGGAACTTGagagagaagaaattagaacTGTTTTCACTACTAGCAAAGATGGAATCCTCTATTTTTGGTAACTACTTATCAGATTTGAAGATTAACATAAGAGATGTTTTGGAGAAGAAGTATCACGAAATTAGCTGGGCTACATAcacttccaattctttcagaGCAAACGATTATGTGATTGAAGTTCTCATGTTGTTAGTCACAATCCACAGCGAATGTTTCAGAATAGGACCACAACTCATCGAAAGGGTACTTAGAGAGACTCAAATCTttatttccaaatatttgttCGAATCTTTCAAACCTTTCGTAGGAAACTTGTCTTCTGATGGCCTACTTCAAGTGACAGTCGATCTACAGTTTTTCCAGAGAGTTCTGGGACGACTCCTAGAGAGAGATACTCAAGTTACTATAACTGCCTGCTTACAGAACTGCTTCCAAAACAACACCGAAAGGATGCAGAGATGTATAAAAGAAACAGAACCCATCGTCAGCTCCAATTTGGCAAGAACCAGCGTCCAATTTGCAGCATTTAAATAA
- the SMD3 gene encoding mRNA splicing protein SMD3 (highly similar to uniprot|P43321 Saccharomyces cerevisiae YLR147C SMD3 involved in snRNP biogenesis and pre-mRNA splicing encodes a core snRNP protein): MSNIPVKLLNEAQGHVVSLELTTGETYRGKLVESEDNMNVQLRDVTVTGVDSQVTRMDHVFVRGSHVRFFVVPDMLENAPLFKIGPQSRPSPPIRGPKKR; encoded by the coding sequence atGAGTAACATCCCAGTCAAACTGTTGAATGAAGCTCAAGGCCATGTGGTATCTTTAGAGCTCACTACTGGTGAGACTTACAGAGGTAAATTGGTGGAAAGTGAAGATAATATGAATGTACAGCTAAGAGATGTGACCGTCACAGGTGTTGATAGCCAAGTGACAAGAATGGATCATGTATTCGTGAGAGGATCGCACGTCAGATTCTTTGTAGTACCTGATATGCTAGAGAACGCACCTCTATTTAAGATTGGACCTCAATCGAgaccatcaccaccaattcGTGGGCCTAAAAAGAGGTAA
- the PEP3 gene encoding tethering complex subunit PEP3 (similar to uniprot|P27801 Saccharomyces cerevisiae YLR148W PEP3 Vacuolar peripheral membrane protein that promotes vesicular docking/fusion reactions in conjunction with SNARE proteins required for vacuolar biogenesis forms complex with Pep5p that mediates protein transport to the vacuole) yields MNVEIEHVQLELIKEIQNNICSLRVQSNQLCFALKSGLLFLIDLDVPSDVSRCQVPLISSGNSVEKLITMWMSPNGKLLLLKTNFARYYLCNVDIIRQQQQKQQKQQKQDALDGIHTLKKLGKKGSDVKFVEWFENDRFLCGDASGQVLDVEINDKHGKQRSDAEVHVVCQSNKPIDGIFWNSTTEKIIIVSGNKIMLWDNVKSLRHLREPSEIEQFEHLPRDNGNRFTSFQETETFSWVTKPGVVFGKLGGNQNILNNAKVLLTVELPESTHDIKDIILTEFHIVLLRGATILIINQLNNAVVFEESIWTQKSEKMIGLTADYSQNPPTFWCFSSSNIYEIILHDEAKAVWRLMCEQREYDRALQLKGLTGWERENIYYKKGLHLLKDQSEPLKAAESLGEADCVSVGSVALQFMQPPGDIEPLQIYLTSKLNKLDSKNQMQRILLSSWVVWNYMRQLNEIEEEINGERHLDDVKHLNDQKHLLGTQLHVFLKSHLDCLDKKTVYQIISKQNRDQDLLYFGKLVKDYEFVLSHWIRQANWFEALNVLLTMQDPESAYTYASVLLVNAPEETIHVWMKMTNLNPVELIPSLLTYFTSYQRQARKNKRNYALVYLNWCVDEHEYEDPILYNTALYMLITDNDEDNEHHGLRVIEFLDSHRDKYDSNFVLRLSIKFHKVRVSIYLYTQLKLYKDAVDLALSRQMIDAAKQVVETSELDSNVKLKKSLWREIAKAMLYRDNGNQDIKHTVRCIISESHELLEIKDLLPLLDEFTTIANLKDELIRSLEKHGQSMSRISTQIQQSLRMKKDIAVEIETFKERYRTLEPGISCSSCEKLLQTRKFLVFPCGHCFHTDCLIKAILNSNDYNFKSLIVNFQRRLAKDRNSVKPQELELIITRKCCLCSDININTIDDYINIDENEAAKWEI; encoded by the coding sequence ATGAACGTTGAGATCGAGCATGTTCAATTGGAACTTATTAAGGAGATTCAGAACAATATATGTTCTCTAAGAGTGCAGTCAAACCAGTTGTGTTTTGCCCTGAAATCAGGGTTGCTGTTTCTGATAGATTTAGATGTACCTTCTGATGTTTCCAGATGCCAAGTACCGTTGATAAGTAGTGGTAATAGTGTTGAGAAATTAATCACTATGTGGATGAGTCCCAATGGGAAACTCCTTCTCCTAAAGACTAATTTTGCTAGGTATTATCTTTGCAATGTGGATATTATAAGgcagcaacaacagaaACAGCAGaaacaacaaaaacaagACGCTTTGGATGGAATCCAcacattgaaaaaattgggcAAAAAAGGTTCTGATGTGAAGTTTGTAGAGTGGTTTGAAAACGATAGATTTTTATGTGGTGATGCTAGCGGACAAGTATTGGATGTGGAAATCAACGATAAGCACGGTAAACAACGAAGTGACGCTGAAGTTCATGTAGTTTGTCAATCGAATAAACCTATCGATGGTATATTTTGGAATTCCACGACTGAAAAAATCATAATTGTATCGGGAAATAAGATAATGCTGTGGGATAATGTCAAGAGTTTAAGGCATCTTAGAGAACCTTCAGAAATTGAGCAATTTGAGCACCTGCCTAGAGACAATGGAAACAGATTTACCTCTTTCCAAGAGACTGAAACCTTCTCTTGGGTTACAAAACCAGGCGTTGTGTTTGGTAAGTTGGGCGGtaatcaaaatattttgaataaCGCTAAAGTTTTGTTGACAGTAGAACTGCCGGAATCAACTCATGACATCAAAGACATAATTTTAACAGAATTCCATATTGTTTTGCTTAGAGGAGCAACTATTTTGATAATCAACCAGTTGAACAATGCTGTGGTCTTTGAAGAATCGATCTGGACtcaaaaatctgaaaaaaTGATAGGCTTGACGGCTGATTATTCACAGAATCCCCCCACCTTTTGGTGCTTTTCCAGTTCTAATATCTACGAGATCATTTTGCATGATGAAGCAAAGGCAGTTTGGAGGCTTATGTGTGAACAAAGAGAATATGATAGAGCTTTGCAGTTGAAAGGTTTGACAGGATGGGAAAGGGAAAATATTTACTATAAAAAGGGTCTTCACCTACTAAAAGATCAATCCGAACCATTGAAGGCTGCGGAATCGCTAGGTGAGGCAGATTGTGTTAGTGTAGGTTCAGTAGCACTTCAATTCATGCAACCGCCAGGAGATATTGAGCCCTTGCAAATCTACTTAACAAGTAAACTGAATAAACTAGACTCCAAGAACCAAATGCAAAGGATACTGTTATCGAGTTGGGTTGTGTGGAACTATATGAGGCAGCTGAACGAGATTGAGGAGGAAATAAATGGAGAACGCCATCTGGATGATGTTAAACATTTGAATGACCAAAAACACCTTCTGGGAACTCAATTGCATGTATTCTTAAAGAGCCATTTGGATTGTCTCGATAAGAAGACCGTATACCAGATAATATCCAAACAGAATAGGGATCAAGATTTGTTATATTTTGGCAAACTGGTAAAGGATTACGAATTTGTTCTTTCACATTGGATAAGACAAGCAAATTGGTTTGAAGCTCTTAATGTTTTGCTAACCATGCAAGACCCGGAGAGTGCATATACTTATGCCAGTGTTCTTCTTGTCAATGCACCGGAGGAAACCATTCATGtgtggatgaagatgacaaATCTGAATCCAGTAGAATTAATTCCCTCTTTATTGACTTATTTTACCAGTTATCAGAGGCAAGCTCGAAAGAATAAAAGGAATTATGCCCTAGTTTATCTGAACTGGTGTGTTGATGAGCACGAATATGAAGATCCTATTCTTTACAACACTGCGTTGTACATGTTAATTACTGATAACGACGAAGACAATGAGCACCATGGATTACGTGTCATTGAATTCTTGGATAGCCATAGGGACAAGTACGATTCTAATTTTGTCCTGAGGTTAAGTATCAAATTTCACAAAGTAAGAGTTTCCATCTATCTCTACACACAATTGAAGTTATACAAAGACGCAGTGGATTTAGCGTTGAGTAGGCAAATGATTGATGCCGCGAAGCAAGTGGTGGAAACTTCAGAACTGGATTCTAATgtgaagttgaagaaatcgCTGTGGAGAGAGATTGCAAAGGCAATGCTTTACAGAGACAACGGTAATCAAGACATCAAACACACTGTGAGATGTATCATAAGTGAATCGCATGAGCTGcttgaaatcaaagatttgcTACCCCTACTGGATGAATTTACTACGATTGCCAACTTAAAGGATGAACTGATTAGAAGTTTGGAGAAACATGGTCAGTCCATGTCACGCATTTCCACTCAAATTCAACAATCTCtgagaatgaagaaagatattGCCGTTGAAATTGAAACGTTTAAGGAAAGGTACAGAACCTTAGAACCTGGAATCTCATGTAGTAGCTGTGAGAAGCTCTTGCAGACCAGAAAGTTTTTGGTTTTTCCCTGTGGCCATTGTTTCCATACCGATTGTTTGATTAAAGCAATTCTCAATTCCAACGATTACAATTTTAAGAGCTTGATTGTTAATTTCCAACGTCGTTTAGCCAAAGATCGCAACTCCGTGAAACCGCAAGAGCTTGAATTGATCATCACAAGGAAATGTTGTCTCTGTAGCGATATCAACATCAATACCATTGATGACTACATTAATatagatgaaaatgaagctGCAAAATGGGAAATATAA
- the TAF10 gene encoding Taf10p (similar to uniprot|Q12030 Saccharomyces cerevisiae YDR167W TAF10 Subunit (145 kDa) of TFIID and SAGA complexes involved in RNA polymerase II transcription initiation and in chromatin modification): MADREIDLQDEKLNEDEEMNEFDDNEDAPISNAELFKTQEQAGAYQENGSKDGEGDMIDDGSGKLFEIPEFTRKDKTLNEVLGLMEDNPPIIPDAVIDYYLMKNGFSCADVRVKRLLALATQKFVSDIAGDAYEYSRIRSSVALNNANNGQARARQLMQGQQQPGQQQISQQQQQQNEKTTQSKVVLTVGDLSSAVAEYGLNISRPDFYR; the protein is encoded by the coding sequence atggcTGACAGAGAAATTGACCTTCAAGATGAGAAgttgaatgaagatgaagagatgAATGAGtttgatgataatgaagacGCTCCCATTAGCAATGCCGAATTGTTTAAAACCCAAGAACAAGCAGGAGCTTATCAAGAGAATGGTTCCAaagatggtgaaggtgatatGATAGATGATGGTTCAGGCAAACTGTTTGAAATTCCAGAATTCACAAGAAAGGACAAGACTTTGAATGAAGTGTTAGGTCTCATGGAAGATAATCCTCCTATAATCCCAGATGCAGTGATAGATTActatttgatgaagaatggATTTTCATGTGCAGATGTGAGGGTTAAAAGGTTACTTGCACTGGCAACCCAAAAATTTGTTAGTGATATTGCAGGAGATGCCTATGAATATTCCAGAATACGGTCATCAGTCGCCCTAAATAATGCGAATAACGGTCAGGCTAGGGCACGTCAATTAATGCAGGGTCAACAGCAACCTGGTCAACAGCAGATCTCccaacagcagcagcagcagaaCGAGAAGACCACCCAGAGTAAAGTCGTCCTAACAGTCGGTGATCTAAGTAGTGCAGTAGCCGAATACGGACTAAACATAAGTCGGCCTGATTTTTACCGTTAA